The proteins below are encoded in one region of Streptomyces roseirectus:
- a CDS encoding glycoside hydrolase family 68 protein, with the protein MLRLPDHWVWDSWYARDDEGRHHAFYLRASRALHDPARRHRRASIGHAVSGDLRNWRVAADALVAADEPAWDDLATWTGSVVRGPDRRWYLFYTGVSRAEDGLVQRIGLAVSDDLHTWHRHGDKPLVEADPAWYERLGGGAWHEEAWRDPWVFEDPAGEGWHMLITARAADGPEDGRGVIGHARSEDLLTWEVGPPLTEPAGFGHLEVPQTAIVDGRPLLLFCTDTPHPRATEGRLWTVPAPTLTGPWDLTRARPVPCPGLYAPRLVPTGDNTWHLIGFVDERDKTFTGELSDPIPVHWTEDGGLRPRY; encoded by the coding sequence ATGTTGCGCTTGCCCGATCACTGGGTGTGGGACAGCTGGTACGCGCGGGACGACGAGGGACGGCACCACGCCTTCTACCTGAGGGCGTCCAGGGCGCTGCACGACCCCGCGCGGCGGCACAGGCGAGCCTCGATAGGGCATGCGGTCTCCGGGGATCTGCGGAACTGGCGGGTGGCCGCTGATGCGCTGGTGGCCGCCGATGAACCTGCCTGGGACGACCTCGCGACCTGGACGGGGTCGGTGGTGCGGGGGCCGGATCGGCGTTGGTACCTGTTCTATACGGGCGTCAGCAGGGCCGAGGACGGTCTCGTGCAGCGCATCGGCCTGGCCGTCTCCGACGACCTGCACACCTGGCACCGCCACGGTGACAAGCCGCTCGTGGAGGCCGACCCGGCGTGGTACGAACGGCTCGGTGGGGGCGCGTGGCACGAGGAGGCGTGGCGGGACCCGTGGGTGTTCGAGGACCCGGCGGGGGAGGGCTGGCACATGCTGATCACCGCCCGCGCGGCCGACGGCCCGGAGGACGGCCGGGGTGTCATCGGGCACGCCCGCTCCGAGGACCTGCTCACCTGGGAGGTCGGCCCGCCCCTCACGGAGCCCGCCGGCTTCGGACACCTGGAGGTGCCGCAGACGGCGATCGTGGACGGCCGCCCCCTCCTGCTGTTCTGCACCGACACCCCCCACCCCCGCGCCACCGAGGGCCGACTGTGGACGGTCCCCGCCCCCACCCTCACCGGCCCTTGGGACCTGACGCGGGCGCGCCCCGTCCCCTGCCCCGGCCTGTACGCCCCCCGCCTCGTCCCGACCGGCGACAACACCTGGCACCTCATCGGCTTCGTCGACGAACGCGACAAGACCTTCACCGGCGAACTCTCCGACCCCATCCCGGTGCACTGGACCGAGGACGGCGGGCTGCGCCCCCGCTACTGA
- a CDS encoding RICIN domain-containing protein: MVGGRSAHLFIADFSVQQAGGALEEATGTPNVNSGGNLIRGFEAEQVLEAGAGSTENGATISQWTPLNHSYQAWTIQ; the protein is encoded by the coding sequence GTGGTCGGGGGGAGAAGTGCCCACCTCTTCATCGCCGACTTCAGTGTCCAGCAGGCCGGCGGTGCGCTGGAGGAGGCGACCGGCACGCCGAACGTCAACAGCGGCGGAAACCTCATCCGCGGCTTCGAGGCCGAGCAGGTCCTGGAGGCCGGTGCCGGATCGACGGAGAACGGAGCCACCATCAGCCAGTGGACGCCCCTGAACCACTCGTACCAGGCATGGACGATCCAGTGA
- a CDS encoding SDR family oxidoreductase, which translates to MNRLAGKRALITGGTSGIGLETARRFVAEGADVLVTGVTPAGIDNARQVLGDKVPVVRADARDLDAQRGLAERVREHFGELDVAFLNAGVSDWRPFEDHTEDSFDRLFDINVKSVFFLTQALIPVLAHSSSVILNASNSAHGGYGQSNAYAATKAAVSSLMRSWNADLLASHGIRFNAISPGPVDTPLYSKYGERRAAMLEAISSGIPVKRMGRPGEIAEAVVYLASDASAFTVGQDLILDGGQTAL; encoded by the coding sequence ATGAACCGTCTTGCGGGCAAGCGCGCCCTCATCACCGGCGGCACGAGCGGGATCGGTCTGGAGACCGCGCGGCGTTTTGTCGCAGAGGGGGCGGACGTGCTGGTCACAGGTGTGACCCCGGCCGGCATCGACAACGCGCGACAGGTCCTCGGGGACAAGGTGCCGGTGGTCCGGGCGGATGCGCGCGATCTCGATGCGCAGCGCGGCCTGGCGGAGCGGGTGCGTGAGCACTTCGGAGAGCTGGACGTGGCCTTTCTGAACGCCGGCGTCTCGGACTGGCGGCCGTTCGAGGACCACACGGAGGACAGTTTCGACCGGCTCTTCGACATCAACGTCAAGAGCGTCTTCTTCCTCACACAGGCCCTGATACCCGTGCTGGCCCACTCGTCCTCGGTCATCCTCAACGCGTCCAACAGCGCGCACGGCGGCTACGGGCAGTCGAACGCCTACGCCGCGACGAAGGCGGCTGTCAGCTCCCTGATGCGGTCGTGGAACGCGGACCTCCTCGCATCACACGGCATCCGGTTCAACGCGATCAGCCCTGGGCCGGTGGACACCCCGCTGTACTCCAAGTACGGAGAGCGGCGCGCGGCGATGCTGGAGGCGATCAGCTCCGGCATCCCTGTGAAACGCATGGGTAGGCCCGGAGAGATCGCGGAAGCCGTCGTGTACCTGGCCTCCGATGCCTCGGCCTTCACCGTGGGCCAGGACCTCATCCTGGACGGCGGCCAGACCGCTCTCTGA
- a CDS encoding non-oxidative hydroxyarylic acid decarboxylases subunit D, with amino-acid sequence MTTATTPNLCPRCSSPDISLVAESPVPGHWVMRSCSQCWYAWRSTEPATATDPDAYPDDFRLTPDDIQHAPRLV; translated from the coding sequence ATGACCACCGCGACCACACCCAACCTCTGCCCCCGCTGCAGCTCGCCGGACATCAGCCTGGTCGCCGAGTCGCCCGTCCCCGGGCACTGGGTCATGCGCTCCTGCTCCCAGTGCTGGTACGCCTGGCGGTCCACCGAACCCGCCACCGCCACCGACCCCGACGCCTATCCCGACGACTTCCGCCTCACCCCCGACGACATCCAGCACGCCCCGCGCCTCGTCTAG
- a CDS encoding non-oxidative hydroxyarylic acid decarboxylases subunit C gives MQAPYDDLRGFLSALEANKQLLHIDREVKPEPDLGAAGRAVANLDGNTAPALLFENIKGFSEARVALNIHGSWANHALMLGLPKETSLKEQFFELGDRWQKFPVPVDRRTEAPWQEITVSEDINLFELLPVFRLNPADGGPYIDKAAVITRDSADPDNFGKQNVGIYRMQVKGPDHLGLQSGPPHDFGRHITASDGKKTGLPIAIAIGNDPVLSLVASTPLAYDQSEYEMAGAWRGGVPYPIVKAPHTGLDVPWGSEVVLEGEVIYGEREFEGPFGEFTGHYSGGRALPVVKVHRIHMRRDPIFEHLYLGLPWTEIDYLMALNTSVPIHRQLKEAFPEVQAVNAMYTHGMVNIISTKVRHGGFGRVVGLRALTTPHGIGYSKLVIVVDETVDPFNLEQVMWALSVKFNPQHDAISIPRMFGNPLDPAGDPQGITTRLVLDATTPRSPDNRGEDDQLITPYPETTDWESTLKEMLR, from the coding sequence ATGCAAGCGCCCTATGACGATCTGCGCGGCTTCCTGAGCGCGCTCGAAGCCAACAAGCAGCTGCTGCACATCGACCGTGAAGTCAAGCCCGAGCCGGATCTCGGCGCCGCCGGTCGTGCCGTCGCCAACCTCGACGGCAACACGGCACCGGCCCTGCTGTTCGAGAACATCAAGGGCTTCAGTGAGGCACGCGTCGCGCTCAACATCCACGGCTCCTGGGCCAACCACGCACTGATGCTCGGCCTCCCCAAGGAGACCTCCCTCAAGGAGCAGTTCTTCGAGCTCGGCGACCGCTGGCAGAAGTTCCCTGTGCCGGTCGACCGCCGCACCGAGGCACCGTGGCAGGAGATCACCGTCTCCGAGGACATCAACCTCTTCGAGCTACTGCCGGTCTTCCGCCTCAACCCTGCCGACGGCGGCCCGTACATCGACAAGGCGGCCGTCATCACCCGCGACTCCGCCGACCCGGACAACTTCGGCAAGCAGAACGTCGGGATCTACCGCATGCAGGTCAAAGGCCCCGACCACCTCGGCCTGCAGTCCGGACCCCCGCACGACTTCGGCCGCCACATCACGGCCTCCGACGGCAAGAAGACCGGCCTGCCGATCGCCATCGCCATCGGCAACGACCCCGTCCTGTCCCTGGTCGCCAGCACCCCGCTGGCCTACGACCAGTCCGAGTACGAGATGGCCGGCGCCTGGCGCGGCGGCGTCCCCTACCCGATCGTCAAGGCGCCGCACACCGGACTCGACGTGCCCTGGGGATCCGAGGTCGTCCTGGAAGGCGAGGTCATCTACGGGGAACGCGAGTTCGAAGGCCCCTTCGGCGAGTTCACCGGCCACTACTCCGGCGGCCGCGCCCTGCCCGTAGTCAAGGTCCACCGCATCCACATGCGCCGCGACCCGATCTTCGAACACCTCTACCTCGGCCTCCCCTGGACCGAGATCGACTACCTGATGGCGCTCAACACCTCCGTGCCGATCCACCGGCAGCTCAAGGAGGCGTTCCCCGAGGTCCAGGCCGTCAACGCCATGTACACCCATGGCATGGTCAACATCATTTCCACCAAGGTCCGCCACGGCGGGTTCGGCCGCGTCGTCGGCCTGCGCGCGCTGACGACCCCGCACGGCATCGGCTACTCCAAGCTCGTCATCGTCGTGGACGAGACCGTCGACCCGTTCAACCTGGAACAGGTCATGTGGGCCCTGTCCGTGAAGTTCAACCCCCAGCACGACGCCATCAGCATCCCCCGGATGTTCGGCAACCCCCTGGACCCCGCCGGCGATCCCCAGGGAATCACGACCCGCCTCGTCCTGGACGCCACGACCCCCAGGTCCCCGGACAACCGCGGTGAGGACGACCAGCTCATCACCCCCTACCCGGAGACCACCGACTGGGAGAGCACCCTCAAGGAGATGCTGCGATGA
- a CDS encoding non-oxidative hydroxyarylic acid decarboxylases subunit B, translating into MRLVVGMTGATGAIIGIRLLEALRTLDVETHLVLSQWARTTIEMECDCSVRDVRALATRTYGPKDQAAAISSGSFRTDGMVVAPCSMKTVAAIRTGYGEGLIGRAADVTLKERRRLVLVPRETPLSEIHLDNMLALSRMGASIVPPMPAFYHRPESVDEIVDHTVARLLDQFGLELPDTRRWEGPPPRKNAPATPPSPIRTETDAPASREVSHASAL; encoded by the coding sequence ATGCGACTGGTGGTAGGCATGACCGGTGCCACGGGCGCGATCATCGGCATACGGCTGCTGGAGGCGCTGCGCACACTCGACGTGGAGACCCATCTCGTGCTCAGTCAGTGGGCCAGAACCACGATCGAGATGGAGTGCGACTGTTCCGTCCGCGACGTCCGCGCGCTCGCCACGCGGACCTACGGCCCGAAGGACCAGGCCGCCGCCATCTCCAGCGGATCGTTCCGCACCGACGGCATGGTCGTGGCTCCGTGCAGCATGAAGACGGTGGCCGCCATCCGTACGGGGTACGGCGAAGGGCTCATCGGGCGGGCCGCCGACGTCACCCTCAAGGAACGGCGCCGACTGGTGCTGGTTCCCCGTGAGACGCCGCTCAGCGAGATCCACCTGGACAACATGCTGGCCCTGTCCCGGATGGGCGCCTCCATCGTGCCGCCCATGCCGGCCTTCTACCACCGCCCCGAATCCGTCGACGAGATCGTCGACCACACGGTCGCGCGGCTGCTGGACCAGTTCGGCCTGGAACTGCCCGACACCCGCCGCTGGGAAGGCCCGCCGCCTCGGAAGAACGCTCCCGCCACCCCTCCAAGCCCCATCCGCACCGAGACAGACGCACCCGCCTCCCGGGAGGTATCTCATGCAAGCGCCCTATGA
- a CDS encoding MarR family winged helix-turn-helix transcriptional regulator produces the protein MPGGPTSPQLAVLALLAVEQPLDQQTIGERGGFDKSTCGYLIDRMDRAGLIHAAVDPANRRRKLVHLTPEGRSTLDETLPVTRQVEDTMTASLTQSERTELNRLLAKMLTLQGAGSAP, from the coding sequence ATGCCCGGAGGCCCGACATCGCCCCAGCTCGCCGTCCTGGCCCTGCTCGCCGTCGAGCAGCCGCTGGACCAGCAGACCATCGGGGAACGCGGCGGCTTCGACAAGTCGACCTGCGGCTACCTCATCGACCGCATGGACCGCGCCGGCCTCATCCACGCGGCCGTCGACCCCGCCAACCGGCGCCGCAAGCTCGTACACCTCACCCCGGAAGGCCGTAGCACCCTCGACGAGACGCTCCCTGTGACACGCCAGGTGGAAGACACCATGACGGCATCACTGACCCAGAGCGAGAGAACTGAACTCAACCGCCTGCTCGCCAAAATGCTCACCCTGCAGGGCGCCGGCTCTGCACCCTGA
- a CDS encoding acyltransferase domain-containing protein, with protein sequence MPRCVVLFPGQGAYVPGALGALAETESVVGEVLAEVDRAAAGLGRDPVSRLLLDTRAPTLGELVEGAPQDLHLAIFASEAALFRLLTERLGVRPDVLLGHSFGELVALVAAGVHGLADGVALVAARDEAFAACPPRAGGMVALEVSAVRAAHLVAALAESEVCVAADNGPRQSVVSGPKGALGRVRKAAEAVGIGATELRVPYAFHSHGLAGVAHDFAARAGRLVPRPARHLLYSAILGRYVDGGPADHAALASAHLVRPTRFADAVRVLHAEGADVFVECGAKGVLTDLVTSIAPGVRAVAPLRRRVGGEEFAEAVRRAVGAEDVAGVRSGAGAENVARLRSGPGARDVVAAWREPVVDGAAARRGPAAPGGAREWPAHTPRPAPETPPRPVDRTPHSPALPTHPELVGVLRDLYAQALGYPPDVLTPDADLEADLGVDSIKQVELFSQALDRYGRALPPDGHRLTSHTTLDALAELLLTLPGTAAR encoded by the coding sequence ATGCCGCGCTGTGTTGTCCTGTTCCCCGGCCAAGGGGCGTACGTGCCGGGCGCGTTGGGCGCGCTCGCCGAGACGGAGTCCGTGGTGGGCGAGGTGCTGGCGGAGGTGGACCGCGCGGCGGCCGGGCTCGGGCGCGACCCGGTGTCGCGGCTGCTGCTCGACACGCGGGCGCCGACGCTCGGGGAGCTGGTGGAGGGCGCCCCGCAGGATCTGCACCTGGCGATCTTCGCGTCCGAGGCGGCGCTGTTCCGACTGCTCACCGAACGGCTGGGGGTGCGGCCGGACGTGCTCCTCGGGCACAGTTTCGGGGAGCTGGTGGCGCTCGTGGCGGCCGGGGTGCACGGCCTCGCGGACGGGGTGGCGCTGGTCGCGGCGCGCGACGAGGCGTTCGCGGCGTGTCCGCCCCGGGCGGGCGGCATGGTCGCGCTGGAGGTCTCCGCCGTACGGGCGGCGCATCTCGTGGCGGCGCTCGCCGAGAGCGAGGTGTGCGTGGCCGCCGACAACGGGCCCCGGCAGAGTGTCGTGTCCGGCCCCAAGGGGGCGCTGGGGCGGGTGCGCAAGGCGGCGGAGGCGGTGGGGATCGGCGCGACCGAGCTGCGGGTGCCGTACGCGTTCCACAGCCACGGACTCGCCGGTGTCGCCCACGACTTCGCCGCCCGCGCGGGCCGGCTCGTCCCGCGTCCGGCGCGCCACCTCCTGTACTCCGCGATCCTCGGCCGGTACGTCGACGGCGGCCCCGCCGACCACGCCGCCCTGGCCTCCGCCCACCTCGTCCGCCCCACCCGGTTCGCCGACGCGGTACGCGTCCTGCACGCCGAGGGGGCCGACGTCTTCGTGGAGTGCGGGGCGAAGGGGGTGCTGACCGACCTGGTGACGTCGATCGCACCCGGGGTGCGGGCCGTGGCGCCGTTACGGAGGCGGGTGGGGGGTGAGGAGTTCGCGGAAGCGGTGCGCAGGGCGGTTGGGGCGGAGGACGTGGCGGGGGTGCGGAGCGGGGCGGGGGCGGAGAACGTGGCAAGGCTGCGGAGCGGGCCGGGGGCGCGGGACGTGGTGGCGGCGTGGAGAGAGCCGGTGGTGGACGGGGCGGCGGCCCGGCGAGGGCCGGCAGCGCCGGGCGGTGCCCGGGAGTGGCCAGCGCACACGCCTCGTCCGGCCCCGGAAACCCCACCCCGGCCGGTGGACCGCACACCCCACTCCCCCGCCCTCCCCACTCACCCCGAACTCGTCGGCGTCTTACGCGACCTGTACGCCCAAGCCCTCGGCTACCCCCCGGACGTCCTCACCCCCGACGCCGACCTGGAAGCCGACCTCGGCGTCGACTCCATCAAACAGGTCGAACTCTTCTCCCAGGCCCTGGACCGCTACGGCCGCGCCCTCCCGCCCGACGGCCACCGTCTGACCAGCCACACCACCCTCGACGCCCTGGCGGAGCTGCTGCTCACCCTGCCCGGGACGGCCGCCCGGTGA